One genomic region from Sphingobacterium sp. UGAL515B_05 encodes:
- the rpsA gene encoding 30S ribosomal protein S1 codes for MAKKQEAEKELAAKNAELQGADTKVVKDTEKIESEADSNLIDEIKSNTWITPEGEFDWDANDKGFGNYSDAERAKLEAQYADTFNQVNQGEIIEGTVVSINNKDVVLNVGFKSDGLVSLSEFRDLPELKVGDKVDVFVESQEDANGQLVLSRKRAKTQKSWEAINEALENDAIITGFVKSRTKGGLIVDIKGVEAFLPGSQIDIKPIRDYDVYVGKTMEFKVVKINHEFKNVVVSHKVLIENDLENQKSEIVAKLEKGQVLEGTVKNITDFGVFIDLGGVDGLLHITDISWGRIEHPKEVLSLDQTINVVVLDFDDEKKRIALGLKQLSEHPWESLDTALEVGSKVKGKIVTVADYGAFLEIIPGVEGLIHVSEMSWSQNLRSPQEFLKVGDEIEAQILTLDRDERKMSLGIKQLTPDPWKNITERYPVGSKQTAVVKNMTNFGVFVELEEGIDGLIHISDLSWSKKINHPNEFTKVGETLDVVVLELDEENRKLSLGHKQLEENPWDTFETIFTEGSIHEGTVIKVGDKGDIVALQYGVEGFCPSKHSVKEDGSSLKVDEVTSFKIIEFNKENKRLVISHSRIWEEEKEEARKEESNNRKKDAKAESSAVKKVKDSVEKSTLGDLDVLAQLKEQMENDKNAK; via the coding sequence ATGGCAAAAAAACAAGAAGCAGAAAAAGAATTAGCAGCGAAAAACGCAGAGCTACAAGGTGCTGACACTAAAGTAGTGAAAGACACTGAAAAAATTGAATCAGAAGCTGATTCAAACTTAATCGACGAAATCAAATCAAACACTTGGATCACACCAGAAGGTGAATTTGACTGGGATGCAAATGATAAAGGTTTCGGAAATTATAGCGATGCTGAACGCGCTAAACTTGAAGCACAATACGCAGATACTTTCAACCAAGTTAACCAAGGTGAAATTATTGAAGGTACTGTAGTTTCTATCAACAACAAAGACGTAGTCTTAAATGTTGGTTTCAAATCTGACGGTTTAGTTTCTTTATCAGAATTCCGCGACTTACCAGAATTAAAAGTTGGTGACAAAGTTGACGTATTCGTTGAATCTCAAGAAGATGCTAACGGTCAATTAGTACTTTCTCGCAAACGTGCTAAAACTCAAAAATCTTGGGAAGCTATCAATGAGGCATTGGAAAATGATGCAATCATTACTGGTTTCGTTAAGAGCCGTACTAAAGGTGGTCTTATCGTTGATATCAAAGGTGTTGAAGCATTCTTACCTGGATCTCAAATCGATATCAAACCTATCCGTGACTACGATGTATACGTAGGTAAAACAATGGAATTCAAAGTTGTGAAAATCAACCACGAATTCAAAAACGTTGTCGTATCACACAAAGTATTAATTGAAAACGACTTAGAAAACCAAAAATCTGAAATCGTTGCTAAATTAGAAAAAGGTCAAGTATTAGAAGGAACAGTTAAAAATATCACTGACTTCGGTGTGTTCATCGACTTAGGTGGTGTTGACGGTTTATTGCATATCACAGATATCTCTTGGGGTCGTATCGAGCATCCAAAAGAAGTTTTATCGCTAGATCAAACAATCAACGTTGTTGTATTAGACTTTGATGATGAGAAAAAACGTATCGCTTTAGGCTTGAAACAATTATCTGAGCACCCTTGGGAATCTTTAGATACTGCATTAGAAGTTGGTTCTAAAGTTAAAGGTAAAATCGTAACAGTTGCTGATTACGGTGCTTTCTTAGAAATCATCCCTGGTGTTGAAGGTTTGATCCACGTTTCTGAAATGTCTTGGTCACAAAACTTACGTTCTCCACAAGAGTTCTTGAAAGTTGGTGATGAGATCGAAGCGCAAATCTTAACCTTAGATCGCGATGAGCGTAAAATGAGCTTAGGTATCAAACAATTGACTCCAGATCCTTGGAAAAACATCACTGAGCGTTACCCTGTAGGTTCTAAACAAACAGCTGTTGTTAAAAACATGACTAACTTCGGTGTATTTGTTGAGTTAGAAGAAGGTATCGACGGTTTGATCCACATCTCTGATTTATCTTGGTCTAAAAAAATCAACCACCCTAACGAATTCACTAAAGTTGGTGAAACATTAGACGTAGTTGTTTTAGAATTAGATGAAGAAAACCGTAAATTATCTTTAGGTCACAAACAATTGGAAGAAAACCCTTGGGATACTTTCGAAACGATCTTTACTGAAGGTTCTATCCACGAAGGTACTGTGATCAAAGTTGGTGACAAAGGTGATATCGTAGCTTTACAATACGGTGTTGAAGGTTTCTGTCCTTCTAAACACTCTGTTAAAGAAGACGGTTCTTCATTGAAAGTTGATGAAGTTACTTCATTCAAAATCATCGAGTTCAACAAAGAGAACAAACGTTTGGTAATTTCTCACTCTCGTATCTGGGAAGAAGAGAAAGAAGAAGCTCGCAAAGAAGAGTCTAACAACCGTAAAAAAGACGCTAAAGCTGAGTCTTCAGCTGTGAAAAAAGTAAAAGATTCTGTTGAAAAATCTACTTTAGGCGACTTAGACGTATTAGCTCAATTGAAAGAGCAAATGGAAAATGATAAAAACGCTAAGTAA
- a CDS encoding YihY/virulence factor BrkB family protein has protein sequence MGKIHQWLLNFEPYFRLIEWSKRVVLPGFGSLPLYTVAVFFFQELSRDSIVSKASSLSYSFLLAIFPGIIFLFTLIPYIPINNFQEQLLDFLAVVIPKNAFLVVETTLEDIIKNQNGGLLSFGFVFAAYFATNGMASLMNAFNKASLMTERRPWIRKRLLALALAFLIIFALTAGMTIFTIAGITIDYLKETTGIKSSFWAILLKVARWLIIFAIYFFTVSCIYKFGPSNSNKWKLFSPGASMATILAILTFSIFTFYINHFGAYNKLYGSIGTLIVIMLWIYLNTLILLLGYELNAAIALSKQTIVIAKPRIFNSFKRDD, from the coding sequence ATGGGGAAAATCCACCAATGGCTATTAAATTTTGAACCTTATTTTAGATTAATCGAATGGAGTAAACGTGTCGTACTACCTGGCTTTGGCTCACTACCACTTTATACTGTGGCGGTATTTTTCTTTCAGGAGCTTTCCAGAGATTCCATCGTCAGCAAGGCTTCTTCCCTTTCCTATAGCTTTCTATTGGCCATTTTTCCAGGAATCATTTTTCTATTTACATTAATCCCTTATATTCCGATTAATAATTTTCAGGAACAGTTGTTGGATTTCCTTGCGGTAGTAATTCCTAAAAATGCATTTCTCGTTGTTGAAACGACATTGGAGGATATTATCAAAAACCAAAATGGTGGATTGCTGTCTTTTGGTTTTGTGTTTGCGGCCTATTTTGCGACCAATGGCATGGCCTCCCTCATGAATGCCTTCAATAAAGCTTCCCTGATGACGGAGAGAAGGCCCTGGATCAGAAAACGACTGCTTGCCCTAGCCTTGGCTTTTCTGATTATTTTTGCTTTAACAGCGGGGATGACGATATTTACCATAGCTGGCATTACGATAGACTACCTCAAGGAAACGACAGGGATTAAGTCCAGCTTCTGGGCTATTCTACTTAAAGTAGCCCGATGGTTGATCATATTTGCTATTTACTTTTTCACCGTAAGTTGTATTTACAAATTTGGTCCCTCCAACTCCAATAAATGGAAACTCTTCAGTCCAGGAGCTTCTATGGCTACCATTTTAGCGATATTGACGTTTTCAATATTTACCTTTTATATCAATCATTTCGGCGCATATAACAAACTGTATGGATCCATTGGGACATTGATCGTCATTATGCTCTGGATTTACCTGAATACGCTTATTTTATTATTGGGATATGAGCTTAATGCGGCCATAGCGCTGTCCAAACAAACCATTGTTATTGCCAAGCCACGCATTTTCAACTCTTTTAAGCGAGATGACTAA
- a CDS encoding sulfurtransferase: protein MSFKSALINPTELQESLGQHTDIVLLDCTIDKVGQSIKDTKFEVLPHSQFFDIEGKLSDATSKLPHTLVSAAVFEREMQSLGINQDSTVVLYDRWGVYSSPRAWWMFKVMGFEQVYILNGGVPAWKNSKLPVVDQYTTAAKAGNFKAQFQANLYADKEYVLTHYRDAQVNIFDARSKGRFSGLVAEPRKGLHGGHIPHSKNLPFEELFDGIVYKPVDELKQQFDHFNATGNEYVFSCGSGITASILAFAAHLAGHEQIRVYDGSWSEWGREELNLPVEK from the coding sequence ATGTCATTCAAATCAGCCTTAATTAACCCCACAGAACTTCAGGAATCACTGGGACAGCATACAGACATTGTCCTCCTCGATTGCACCATCGACAAAGTTGGTCAATCCATCAAGGATACCAAGTTCGAAGTACTTCCCCATTCTCAATTTTTTGACATCGAAGGGAAACTTTCGGATGCTACTTCCAAATTACCGCATACCCTCGTTTCTGCAGCGGTATTCGAAAGGGAAATGCAAAGTCTGGGAATAAATCAGGATAGTACGGTCGTATTATATGACAGATGGGGCGTTTATTCAAGCCCAAGGGCCTGGTGGATGTTTAAGGTGATGGGATTTGAACAGGTCTATATTTTAAATGGTGGTGTTCCCGCTTGGAAAAACAGCAAACTGCCAGTCGTAGACCAGTATACAACCGCTGCAAAAGCCGGCAACTTTAAAGCGCAATTTCAAGCAAATCTGTATGCCGATAAAGAGTACGTCTTAACCCATTATCGGGATGCTCAAGTGAATATTTTTGACGCCAGAAGTAAAGGTCGATTCAGCGGCTTAGTAGCTGAACCCCGGAAAGGCCTTCATGGTGGGCATATCCCCCATTCCAAAAACCTACCCTTCGAAGAATTATTTGATGGAATCGTTTATAAACCCGTTGATGAATTGAAACAGCAATTTGATCATTTTAATGCGACGGGAAATGAATATGTATTCTCCTGTGGATCGGGAATCACGGCCTCAATCTTAGCATTTGCCGCTCACCTTGCCGGGCACGAGCAAATCCGTGTATACGATGGCTCCTGGTCAGAATGGGGACGTGAAGAGCTCAATCTTCCCGTCGAAAAATAG